A single region of the Nicotiana sylvestris chromosome 6, ASM39365v2, whole genome shotgun sequence genome encodes:
- the LOC138870554 gene encoding secreted RxLR effector protein 161-like, which yields MTAYTTPVSSPLDPSVKLKAKEGAPLSDPTFYRLLVGELNFLTNTRLNIAYGVQHLSQYMEDPREPHLQAAYHMLRYLLKDPTLGIFMSSDANFSVQAYCDSDWAACADSRKSVSGYIILLGDNLINWKSKKQETISLSLAEVEYISIRKVVDRPIEFDKKMKMIFPGEVFKRDDEVYSGICFKNC from the exons ATGACTGCTTACACTACACCAGTCTCCTCTCCTCTTGATCCCTCAGTTAAACTAAAAGCTAAGGAAGGAGCACCTTTGTCTGATCCCACTTTTTACAGACTGTTGGTTGGGGAGTTGAACTTCCTCACCAATACTAGACTAAATATAGCTTATGGAGTGCAACACTTGAGCCAATATATGGAAGATCCTAGAGAGCCTCATCTTCAGGCTGCTTATCACATGCTTAGGTACTTGCTCAAGGATCCTACTTTGGGAATCTTCATGTCAAGTGATGCTAACTTCTCAGTTCAGGCCTATTGTGATTCTGATTGGGCTGCCTGCGCTGATTCTAGGAAGTCAGTGTCAGGTTATATTATTTTATTGGGTGACAACCTCATTAACTGGAAGTCTAAGAAGCAAGagaccatttcactttctttagCAGAAGTAGAATACATATCTATCAGGAAGGTTGTTG ATAGGCCTATAGAGTTTGATAAAAAAATGAAGATGATTTTCCCTGGTGAAGTTTTTAAGAGGGATGATGAAGTTTATAGTGGCATTTGTTTCAAAAACTGTTGA